Proteins found in one Desulfatiglans sp. genomic segment:
- a CDS encoding TetR/AcrR family transcriptional regulator, producing MNKKEQILQEIAELFYVNGYEKTSIRDISNALNISKPGLYYHFTNKQEMLFDMIYDFMESTNRYLFNELSALKNPEEKLLCIITNHIESFIKYPARMRVLVYEAHSLEDEYYHKFKQKQREYIAVIKDILQEIMERHDSKRNINVITFTLLGMLNWIIQWYEPKGAVSPDELAEEMYTFFINGLKNS from the coding sequence ATGAATAAAAAAGAGCAGATTCTTCAGGAGATAGCTGAGCTGTTTTATGTGAACGGTTATGAGAAGACATCCATCAGGGATATCTCAAATGCCCTCAATATCAGTAAGCCTGGTCTTTATTATCATTTTACCAACAAACAGGAGATGCTCTTTGATATGATCTATGATTTTATGGAGAGCACCAACAGGTATCTATTCAATGAGTTGTCTGCCCTTAAAAACCCTGAAGAAAAGCTGCTTTGCATAATAACGAATCACATAGAATCATTTATCAAATACCCGGCCAGGATGAGGGTGCTTGTTTATGAGGCGCACTCTCTTGAAGACGAGTATTATCATAAGTTCAAACAGAAACAGCGTGAATATATTGCTGTTATAAAGGATATCCTTCAGGAAATCATGGAAAGGCATGATTCGAAGAGGAATATTAATGTTATTACCTTTACCCTCCTTGGCATGCTCAACTGGATAATACAGTGGTATGAGCCCAAGGGCGCAGTATCGCCTGATGAGCTTGCAGAGGAGATGTACACCTTTTTTATTAATGGGTTGAAGAACAGTTAA